One window of the Doryrhamphus excisus isolate RoL2022-K1 chromosome 10, RoL_Dexc_1.0, whole genome shotgun sequence genome contains the following:
- the LOC131136659 gene encoding CD9 antigen-like, translating to MGKVEGGMKCVKYLLFVFNFIFWLMGSFVLAVGLWLRFDPETVSLLNGDKAPDTYFIGVYILIGAGSLVMLVGFFGCCGAVRESQCLLGSFFACLVIIFGAEVAAGVFGFLNKDKIIEDVQNFYTTTYKENNNSTLITSYQKVLNCCGTLADNCPDQEPDIKDCEAGIKDFFNSKLYIIGYVGIGIAGVMIIGMIFSMVLCCAVRNSREVI from the exons ATGGGGAAAGTGGAAGGAGGGATGAAATGTGTCAAATATCTTTTGTTCGTGTTCAACTTCATATTTTGG TTGATGGGATCCTTTGTTCTGGCAGTGGGACTGTGGCTTCGTTTTGACCCGGAAACCGTGTCCCTGCTCAACGGCGATAAGGCTCCAGACACGTACTTCATTG GTGTGTACATCCTGATAGGTGCAGGAAGTCTGGTGATGCTGGTGGGTTTCTTCGGATGCTGTGGAGCGGTTCGAGAATCTCAGTGCCTGCTGGGTTCA TTCTTTGCCTGTTTGGTGATCATCTTTGGAGCTGAGGTGGCAGCAGGAGTGTTTGGATTCTTGAACAAGGATAAG ATAATTGAAGATGTACAAAACTTCTATACCACAACTTACAAAGAAAATAACAACAGCACGCTCATCACCTCTTACCAGAAAGTG CTCAACTGCTGCGGGACACTTGCTGACAACTGTCCTGATCAAGAACCAGATATAAAG GACTGCGAGGCGGGCATCAAGGATTTCTTCAACAGTAAACTCTACATCATCGGATACGTCGGCATCGGCATCGCTGGCGTCATG ATCATCGGCATGATCTTCAGCATGGTGCTCTGCTGCGCTGTACGTAACAGCAGGGAGGTCATATAA
- the LOC131136655 gene encoding neurotrophin-7-like translates to MRSSPLVLVLLIGVHAVLNMGGGLAQSARLASHRAGQQQQTTSTASGDQNAEHHRTSHHRTKRPHRAASHTPDPSVPVVDPKLFSKKRYRSSPRVVFSEVPPSHDALEGDGYDTDEARGLRVRRRAGAHTMHRGEYSVCDSINTWVGNMTRATDIAGNEVTVLPNVTINNVVKKQFFYETTCRTPTRRGSGAGNAGRTGARGGKQGSKSGNSGCLGIDSRHWNSYCTNTHIFVSALTIFKERTAWRFIRINAACVCVLSRKSWAGRLGH, encoded by the coding sequence ATGAGGTCGTCACCACTGGTCCTGGTCCTCCTAATCGGCGTCCATGCTGTACTGAACATGGGAGGCGGACTGGCCCAGAGCGCCCGGTTAGCCAGCCACAGAGCAGGACAGCAGCAGCAAACCACGTCGACGGCGTCGGGGGACCAGAATGCCGAACATCACAGGACCAGCCACCACAGAACCAAGAGGCCTCATCGGGCGGCCTCACATACACCCGATCCCTCCGTCCCGGTCGTGGACCCCAAGTTGTTCTCCAAGAAACGGTACCGTTCTTCACCCCGGGTCGTGTTCAGTGAGGTACCGCCTTCGCATGACGCTCTGGAGGGTGACGGCTACGACACGGACGAAGCGAGGGGGCTAAGAGTGAGACGGCGAGCGGGGGCGCACACCATGCACAGAGGAGAGTACTCAGTATGCGACAGCATCAACACTTGGGTCGGGAACATGACCCGAGCGACGGATATCGCCGGGAATGAGGTGACCGTGCTGCCCAACGTCACAATCAACAATGTGGTAAAGAAGCAGTTCTTCTACGAGACCACATGTCGAACGCCGACGCGCAGGGGTTCCGGGGCAGGAAATGCGGGAAGAACGGGGGCACGAGGTGGCAAACAGGGTTCCAAATCGGGAAACTCGGGCTGTCTCGGCATCGACAGTCGCCACTGGAATTCCtactgtacaaacacacacatatttgtaAGCGCTCTGACTATCTTCAAGGAACGGACAGCGTGGCGTTTCATTCGCATCAACGCCGCATGCGTGTGCGTGCTCAGCAGGAAGTCCTGGGCAGGACGACTGGGACACTGA